One window of the Shewanella cyperi genome contains the following:
- a CDS encoding YcgL domain-containing protein yields the protein MICAVYKSSRKAETYLFVPKRDDFSQVPDALMDMFGTPTLVMMLPLQKRQVLGLADINKVRSELADKGYYLQLPPPTENLLKEHRLSLGLKD from the coding sequence ATGATTTGTGCGGTATATAAAAGCAGTCGTAAAGCTGAAACCTATTTGTTTGTGCCCAAACGCGATGATTTCAGTCAGGTGCCCGATGCCTTAATGGACATGTTTGGTACCCCGACTCTGGTAATGATGTTACCGTTGCAAAAAAGACAGGTCCTGGGACTGGCTGATATTAACAAAGTGCGCAGCGAGTTGGCTGACAAGGGATACTACCTTCAGTTGCCACCGCCGACCGAAAACCTGCTCAAAGAGCACAGACTCAGCCTGGGACTCAAGGATTAA
- a CDS encoding lytic murein transglycosylase, whose amino-acid sequence MIDNKMLPLFLAPFLVAAPAHSETYPEFLAGLKQEAKSIVGMNDEALNSAFSQIKLFKKASAGGAPQAQPEKLDDYFPFRVPESLVEQAREQFKLHHESLLQIEKQFGVQPRFVVALWGLRSEFGNRSAGYPALTVNASLAYDGDDKAFHREQVLAGLKALARDGLAFDAFTANTKGLLGQTAFSAADYLAYATDGDGDGKKDIWQNTTDVFASIATLLVKNGWQAEATWGRQVRVPDGLDANLVGLTHSESFAQWQKLGVRRYDGTDLPDRADMQVSLIMPEGAKGRQYLVYENYRVLSKLFASDFEALAVTYLSERIKYPPIE is encoded by the coding sequence GTGATCGATAACAAAATGTTGCCCTTGTTTTTGGCGCCCTTTTTGGTCGCGGCGCCGGCCCACAGCGAAACCTACCCTGAGTTTCTGGCGGGGCTGAAGCAAGAGGCAAAGTCGATTGTTGGTATGAATGATGAAGCGCTGAACAGCGCTTTTTCGCAAATTAAACTGTTTAAAAAGGCTTCTGCCGGGGGGGCTCCACAGGCTCAGCCCGAAAAGCTGGACGACTATTTCCCCTTCAGGGTCCCCGAGTCCCTGGTGGAACAGGCCCGCGAGCAGTTCAAGCTGCATCATGAAAGCCTGCTGCAGATTGAAAAACAATTTGGGGTACAGCCGAGATTTGTGGTGGCGCTGTGGGGACTCAGGTCAGAATTCGGTAACCGCAGTGCTGGTTATCCGGCGCTGACTGTGAATGCGTCACTGGCCTACGACGGCGATGATAAGGCGTTTCACCGTGAACAGGTGCTGGCCGGACTTAAGGCGCTGGCAAGGGATGGATTGGCATTCGATGCTTTTACCGCCAATACCAAAGGGCTGCTGGGACAAACAGCGTTCAGCGCCGCAGACTATTTGGCCTATGCCACTGATGGTGACGGCGACGGTAAGAAGGACATCTGGCAAAACACAACCGATGTTTTTGCCTCCATCGCTACCTTGCTGGTGAAGAATGGCTGGCAGGCGGAAGCCACCTGGGGACGCCAGGTGCGGGTACCGGATGGCTTGGATGCCAATTTGGTGGGTTTGACTCACAGCGAAAGTTTTGCCCAATGGCAGAAACTGGGCGTCAGGCGTTATGATGGTACAGATCTTCCGGACCGTGCCGATATGCAGGTGTCACTGATCATGCCCGAAGGAGCCAAGGGCAGGCAGTATCTGGTATATGAGAATTACCGGGTACTGTCCAAGTTGTTTGCCTCGGACTTTGAGGCCCTGGCGGTGACCTATTTGTCGGAAAGGATCAAATATCCGCCCATTGAATAG
- a CDS encoding YcgN family cysteine cluster protein produces MSSQEWESLCDGCGKCCLNKIIDDDTDELYYTNAACKLLDRDECRCRHYTERFSYVPGCAAITVDNIGQLDWLPESCAYIRLYKGRDLPSWHPLLTGSKDAMHAAGMSVRGKVVCETKVRYLDDHIVLWPLLDCD; encoded by the coding sequence ATGAGTTCGCAGGAGTGGGAATCACTGTGTGACGGTTGTGGCAAATGTTGCCTTAACAAGATCATAGATGACGATACCGATGAACTGTATTACACCAATGCGGCTTGCAAGTTACTCGACAGGGATGAGTGCCGCTGCCGTCATTACACCGAGCGCTTCTCCTATGTGCCCGGTTGTGCGGCGATCACAGTGGACAATATTGGCCAATTGGATTGGCTGCCGGAAAGCTGTGCTTATATCAGGTTGTACAAGGGCCGCGATTTGCCATCCTGGCATCCGCTGTTGACCGGATCAAAGGATGCCATGCATGCGGCAGGTATGTCGGTAAGGGGTAAGGTGGTCTGTGAAACCAAGGTCAGGTACCTGGACGATCACATAGTGCTTTGGCCCCTGCTGGATTGTGACTGA
- the dsbB gene encoding disulfide bond formation protein DsbB → MFSKLTRFAHGRLAWGLLALTALGLELSALYFQYGMKLDPCVMCIYIRLAVLGLLLAGIIGMTAPTLRPVRMLASLLWGASAAWGVKLSMELVDIQTNPSPFATCSFLPEFPGWMPLHDWLPSVFMPTGMCTDIPWEFADVTMAQWMIVAFTTFLAALALFLVPVLKKQA, encoded by the coding sequence ATGTTTAGCAAATTAACGCGCTTTGCCCATGGTCGCCTTGCCTGGGGACTGTTGGCGCTGACAGCACTTGGTTTGGAATTATCGGCCCTTTATTTCCAGTACGGGATGAAACTCGATCCCTGTGTCATGTGTATCTATATCCGCCTTGCGGTACTGGGCCTGTTGCTGGCAGGTATCATTGGCATGACAGCACCGACGCTAAGGCCAGTCAGGATGTTGGCGAGCCTGCTCTGGGGTGCCAGTGCGGCATGGGGAGTGAAATTGTCGATGGAGTTGGTGGACATTCAAACCAATCCTTCCCCCTTTGCCACCTGCTCCTTCCTGCCTGAATTTCCCGGCTGGATGCCACTGCATGACTGGCTGCCCTCGGTGTTTATGCCTACCGGCATGTGCACCGACATTCCCTGGGAATTCGCCGATGTCACCATGGCCCAGTGGATGATTGTGGCCTTCACCACGTTTCTTGCGGCCCTGGCGTTGTTTTTGGTGCCCGTGCTCAAAAAGCAAGCCTGA
- the nhaB gene encoding sodium/proton antiporter NhaB: protein MPVTIGQAIFGNFLGNSPRWYKFAILSFLLINPILFSLNPFVAGWALVVQFIFTLAMALKCYPLQPGGLLAIEAVIIGMTSPSQVLHELIANMEVLLLLIFMVAGIYFMKQLLLFAFTKIITKIRSKTMVSLMFCCASAFLSAFLDALTVIAVIITVAVGFYSVYHKVASGKDFSSDHDHTSEAAEQLNHDELESFRGFLRNLLMHAGVGTALGGVCTMVGEPQNLIIAAQANWNFAEFALRMSPVTVPVLVTGILTCFMVEKLGWFGYGAKLPDAVHKILTDYSAYEDSHRTNKDNVKLVVQALVGIWLILGLAFHLAAVGIIGLSVIILTTAFNGVTDEHALGKAFEEALPFTALLAVFFAVVGVIIDQQLFAPVVQWALSFEGNVQLVIFYIANGLLSMVSDNVFVGTVYINEVKSALLHGQISRDQFDLLAVAINTGTNLPSVATPNGQAAFLFLLTSALAPLIRLSYGRMVWMALPYTVMLSVVGIMAIETGFLEQSTRFFYESGLIHHHTVQEAAANALSSH, encoded by the coding sequence ATGCCTGTGACTATTGGTCAGGCGATATTTGGCAACTTTCTGGGAAATTCCCCCAGATGGTACAAATTCGCTATTTTATCATTCCTCTTAATCAACCCGATTTTATTCAGTCTGAATCCCTTTGTTGCCGGTTGGGCGTTGGTGGTGCAGTTTATTTTTACCCTGGCCATGGCACTAAAATGCTATCCATTACAACCCGGGGGATTGTTGGCCATTGAGGCCGTGATTATCGGCATGACCTCGCCCTCACAGGTGCTGCACGAATTAATCGCTAACATGGAAGTGTTGCTGCTGTTGATATTTATGGTGGCAGGCATCTACTTTATGAAGCAATTGCTGCTGTTTGCCTTCACCAAGATCATTACCAAGATCCGATCCAAAACCATGGTATCACTGATGTTCTGCTGTGCATCGGCGTTCCTGTCGGCCTTTCTTGATGCTCTGACAGTGATAGCAGTAATCATCACAGTGGCTGTGGGTTTTTACTCTGTGTATCACAAGGTGGCATCAGGCAAGGACTTCAGCTCGGATCATGACCACACCTCAGAAGCTGCCGAGCAGCTTAACCATGATGAACTGGAATCCTTCCGGGGTTTTCTGCGCAACCTGCTGATGCATGCCGGTGTGGGGACGGCCTTGGGCGGTGTTTGCACCATGGTGGGCGAACCGCAAAACCTGATCATTGCTGCCCAGGCTAACTGGAACTTTGCCGAGTTTGCCCTGCGCATGTCCCCAGTAACAGTGCCGGTATTGGTGACCGGTATCCTTACCTGTTTTATGGTGGAGAAACTGGGCTGGTTCGGCTATGGCGCCAAGTTGCCCGATGCAGTGCACAAGATCCTGACCGATTATTCTGCCTATGAAGATTCTCACCGTACCAACAAGGACAACGTCAAGTTGGTGGTGCAGGCCTTGGTTGGTATCTGGTTGATACTGGGACTGGCTTTCCACTTGGCAGCCGTGGGCATTATCGGCCTGTCGGTGATCATCCTGACCACGGCCTTCAACGGTGTAACCGATGAGCATGCCCTGGGAAAAGCGTTCGAGGAAGCCCTGCCCTTTACCGCGCTGCTGGCAGTATTTTTCGCCGTAGTGGGTGTGATAATCGATCAGCAGCTGTTTGCGCCCGTGGTGCAATGGGCCCTGAGCTTTGAAGGTAATGTCCAGTTGGTCATCTTCTACATAGCCAACGGCCTGCTTTCCATGGTCAGTGACAACGTATTTGTCGGCACCGTGTACATCAACGAAGTCAAATCTGCGCTGCTCCATGGCCAAATCAGCCGTGACCAGTTTGACTTGTTGGCGGTAGCCATCAACACAGGCACCAACCTGCCTTCGGTAGCCACACCCAATGGTCAGGCGGCCTTCCTGTTCCTGCTGACTTCGGCACTGGCGCCCCTCATTCGTCTGTCATATGGACGCATGGTATGGATGGCGCTGCCTTACACTGTGATGCTGTCAGTTGTCGGCATCATGGCCATAGAAACAGGTTTTCTGGAACAGTCGACCCGCTTCTTTTATGAAAGCGGATTGATCCACCATCACACAGTGCAGGAAGCCGCAGCGAACGCCCTGTCCAGCCACTGA
- the fadR gene encoding fatty acid metabolism transcriptional regulator FadR, whose protein sequence is MIINAKGPASFAEKYIVRSIWENKFPPGSILPAERELSELIGVTRTTLREVLQRLARDGWLTIQHGKPTKVNNFWETSGLNILETIADLNPEGFPVLVDQLLSARTNVSAIYFRGALRHNPDTAIAVLGKIHELPDTPEAYAEYDYELHHTLAFSSGNPLYVLILNGFKGLYSRVGRYYFTSAEARKLALEFYKSLELLALKKSYGEVPALMRSYGINSGKMWQQLRDDMPADIAREA, encoded by the coding sequence ATGATCATCAATGCCAAAGGCCCTGCAAGTTTTGCAGAGAAGTACATAGTACGTTCGATCTGGGAAAATAAGTTTCCCCCCGGTTCCATTCTGCCGGCAGAGCGGGAATTGTCTGAACTTATCGGTGTTACCCGCACTACACTGCGTGAAGTGCTGCAGCGTCTGGCCCGTGATGGCTGGTTAACCATTCAACATGGCAAGCCGACCAAGGTAAACAATTTTTGGGAAACCTCTGGCCTGAATATCCTGGAAACCATAGCTGATCTTAACCCTGAAGGTTTCCCCGTATTGGTTGATCAGCTGCTGTCGGCCAGAACCAATGTCAGTGCCATCTATTTCCGCGGTGCGCTGCGCCACAACCCCGACACGGCCATAGCTGTGCTTGGCAAGATCCATGAGTTGCCGGACACCCCCGAGGCCTATGCCGAATATGACTATGAGCTGCACCATACCTTGGCATTTTCGTCAGGAAACCCTTTGTATGTCTTGATTCTCAACGGTTTCAAAGGACTCTACAGCCGTGTTGGTCGCTACTATTTCACCAGCGCCGAAGCACGTAAGCTGGCACTGGAATTCTACAAATCACTGGAGCTGTTGGCGCTGAAAAAGAGCTATGGTGAAGTACCGGCACTGATGCGCAGCTATGGTATCAACAGCGGCAAAATGTGGCAGCAGTTGCGCGATGACATGCCGGCGGACATTGCCCGCGAGGCCTGA
- a CDS encoding SpoVR family protein has product MGKRKKTPLSDGPDWTFELLDEYLKEIERVAAHYRLNTYPNQIEVITAEQMMDAYAGIGMPIGYTHWSFGKRFIETEQGYKRGQMGLAYEIVINSNPCIAYLMEENTITMQALVMAHACFGHNSFFKNNYLFKTWTDASSIIDYLVFAKNYVAECEERHGVDQVELILDSCHALMNYGVDRYKRPSEISFREEKLRQKEREEYLQSQVNDLWRTIPIAVSEKAVQKKKRFPAEPQENLLYFIEKNAPLLEPWQRELVRIVRKMSQYFYPQKQTQVMNEGWATFWHYTILNHLYDEGLVTDRFMLEFLQSHTGVIAQPPYNSRFYSGINPYALGFNMFSDIRRICERPTDEDKAWFPEIAGSNWLDTLHFAMQNFKDESFISQYLSPNLIRQFKLFGLVDDERKNYLSVSAIHDEQGYREIRQMLSQQYNLSNLEPNIQVYSVEVTGDRSLTLRYVPHNHIPLSNNHAEVLKHLHRLWGFDISLEQQEEDGTIKELSHCPPREAVQ; this is encoded by the coding sequence ATGGGGAAACGCAAAAAAACACCTTTGAGTGACGGACCGGACTGGACCTTTGAGTTGCTGGACGAATATCTGAAGGAGATTGAGCGGGTGGCAGCCCACTATAGGCTGAATACCTATCCCAATCAGATTGAAGTCATTACCGCCGAGCAGATGATGGATGCCTATGCCGGCATCGGCATGCCCATAGGTTATACCCACTGGTCCTTTGGTAAACGCTTTATCGAAACCGAACAAGGTTACAAGCGTGGGCAGATGGGGCTGGCCTACGAGATAGTGATCAACTCCAACCCCTGTATTGCCTATCTGATGGAAGAAAACACCATTACAATGCAGGCGCTGGTGATGGCCCATGCCTGTTTCGGACATAATAGTTTTTTTAAAAACAACTACCTGTTTAAGACATGGACAGATGCAAGCTCCATCATAGACTATCTTGTATTTGCCAAAAACTATGTGGCCGAATGCGAAGAGCGCCACGGCGTTGATCAGGTCGAACTGATCCTGGACTCCTGTCATGCGCTGATGAATTACGGCGTCGATCGCTATAAACGTCCCAGTGAAATCTCCTTCAGGGAAGAAAAACTGCGCCAGAAAGAAAGAGAAGAATACCTGCAAAGTCAGGTGAACGATCTGTGGCGCACCATACCTATAGCGGTCAGCGAAAAGGCCGTGCAGAAGAAAAAGCGTTTCCCCGCCGAGCCACAGGAAAACCTGCTGTATTTTATTGAAAAAAATGCCCCACTACTGGAGCCATGGCAGCGGGAACTGGTGCGCATAGTGCGTAAGATGAGTCAGTATTTTTATCCGCAAAAGCAAACCCAGGTGATGAACGAAGGCTGGGCCACGTTCTGGCATTACACCATACTCAATCACCTCTACGATGAAGGGCTGGTGACCGACAGGTTTATGCTGGAGTTCCTGCAAAGCCATACGGGTGTCATTGCCCAACCACCCTATAACAGCCGCTTCTACTCGGGCATCAATCCCTATGCCTTGGGATTCAATATGTTCAGTGATATTAGGCGCATCTGTGAGCGCCCGACAGATGAAGACAAGGCCTGGTTTCCCGAAATTGCCGGCAGCAACTGGCTCGATACACTTCACTTTGCGATGCAGAATTTCAAGGACGAGAGCTTTATCAGCCAGTACCTGTCACCCAATCTGATCCGTCAGTTCAAGCTCTTCGGATTGGTGGATGACGAACGCAAAAACTACCTGTCGGTGTCGGCGATACATGACGAACAGGGTTACCGGGAAATCCGCCAGATGCTGTCACAACAGTACAACCTGTCAAATCTGGAACCCAATATTCAGGTGTACAGTGTCGAAGTCACTGGCGACAGATCCCTGACGCTCAGATACGTGCCACACAACCATATCCCCTTATCCAACAATCACGCCGAGGTACTCAAGCATCTGCACCGGCTGTGGGGGTTTGATATATCCCTTGAGCAACAGGAGGAAGATGGAACTATCAAAGAGTTATCCCATTGCCCACCAAGAGAGGCGGTTCAATAA
- a CDS encoding YeaH/YhbH family protein — MANFIDRRLNAKGKSTVNRQRFINRYKQQIKKAVSDAVTRRSVTDVEKGEQVSIPTKDISEPMFHQGRGGYRERVHPGNDQFTRGDKIERPPSGGGQGSGKGDASDSGEGQDDFVFQISKDEYLELLFEDLELPNLQKNRLNKLVEYQTYRAGFTNDGVPANINIVRSLRSSLARRTAMAAGKKRKLRELEAELAELENTPGAKAEALLALREEIEALKKKIAAVPFLDTFDLRYNNFAKREVPSSQAVMFCLMDVSGSMDQATKDMAKRFYILLYLFLTRTYKNLEVVYIRHHTQAKEVDEHEFFYSQETGGTIVSSALKLMIDIQKERYPASEWNIYAAQASDGDNWADDSPTCRQLLEKHILPLVRYFSYIEITNRAHQTLWREYEGLMQHFDNMAVQHIRQAEDIYPVFRELFKKQAV, encoded by the coding sequence ATGGCGAATTTCATCGACAGGCGGCTTAATGCTAAGGGAAAAAGCACGGTCAACCGTCAACGTTTTATCAACAGATACAAGCAACAAATCAAAAAGGCTGTCAGTGATGCTGTCACTCGTCGCAGCGTGACCGATGTGGAAAAGGGCGAACAGGTCAGCATACCGACAAAAGACATCAGTGAACCCATGTTTCATCAGGGACGTGGAGGCTACCGGGAACGCGTGCATCCGGGCAATGATCAATTTACCCGGGGTGACAAGATTGAGCGGCCACCCAGTGGTGGCGGTCAGGGCAGCGGCAAGGGCGATGCCTCGGACTCAGGCGAAGGCCAAGACGATTTCGTATTTCAAATATCCAAGGACGAATACCTGGAACTCTTGTTTGAAGATCTGGAGTTGCCGAATCTGCAGAAAAACCGCCTCAATAAACTGGTGGAATATCAGACCTATCGTGCCGGCTTCACCAATGACGGCGTGCCGGCCAATATCAACATAGTGCGTTCGCTGCGCTCGTCGCTGGCGAGGCGTACCGCTATGGCCGCGGGTAAAAAGCGCAAACTCAGGGAGTTGGAAGCTGAGCTTGCCGAACTGGAAAATACCCCTGGCGCCAAGGCTGAGGCCTTGCTGGCATTGAGGGAAGAAATTGAGGCACTGAAAAAGAAAATTGCCGCTGTGCCTTTTCTCGACACCTTTGACCTCAGATACAACAATTTTGCCAAGCGTGAAGTGCCCTCCAGTCAGGCCGTCATGTTTTGTCTGATGGACGTATCAGGTTCCATGGATCAAGCCACCAAGGATATGGCCAAACGTTTCTACATACTGCTGTACCTGTTTTTAACCCGAACCTACAAAAACCTTGAAGTGGTGTATATCCGCCACCATACCCAGGCCAAGGAGGTGGATGAACACGAATTTTTCTATTCACAGGAGACCGGCGGAACCATAGTCTCAAGCGCACTTAAGCTGATGATAGATATCCAAAAAGAAAGGTATCCCGCCAGTGAGTGGAATATCTATGCCGCCCAAGCCTCAGACGGCGACAACTGGGCAGACGACTCCCCGACCTGCAGGCAGTTGCTTGAAAAGCACATTTTGCCGTTGGTCAGGTATTTCAGTTACATAGAAATCACCAACCGCGCCCACCAGACACTCTGGCGCGAATACGAGGGCCTGATGCAACATTTCGACAATATGGCGGTACAACACATACGCCAGGCCGAAGACATCTACCCCGTATTCAGGGAACTCTTTAAAAAACAAGCGGTTTAA
- a CDS encoding PrkA family serine protein kinase yields MGIFEHYQQRYEKKLEEEYTLQEFLDICKADRSAYVSAAERLLLAIGEAEVIDTAKNPVLSRIFSNRLISRYPAFKDFYGMEDSIEQIVAYLKHSAQGLEESKQILYLLGPVGGGKSSLAEKLKALMQKVPIYILSADGVRSPVNDHPFCLFDSEEDGKLLQQEYGIPSRYLRNIMSPWAVKRLHDYGGDITRFRVVKVFPSVLDQIAVAKTEPGDENNQDISSLVGKVDIRKLEHFAQNDADAYSYSGALCRANQGLMEFVEMFKAPIKVLHPLLTATQEGNYNGTEGLSALPFSGIILAHSNESEWSTFKNNKNNEAFLDRVYIVKVPYCLRVSEEIQIYKKLIINSELARAPCAPGTLETLAQFSVLSRLKVPENSSIYSKMRVYDGESLKDTDPKAKSYQEYRDYAGVDEGMQGLSTRFAFKILSRVFNFDHTEIAANPVHLFYVLEKQIEAEQFPSDTAERYLEFLKGYLIPKYVEFIGKEIQTAYLESYSEYGQNIFDRYVTYADFWIQDQEYRDPETGQLFDRSALNAELEKIEKPAGISNPKDFRNEIVNFVLRARANNEGNNPLWTSYEKLRTVIEKKMFSNTEDLLPVISFNAKTSTDDQRKHDDFVNRMMEKGYTKKQVRLLSEWYLRVRKSS; encoded by the coding sequence ATGGGCATATTTGAACATTATCAGCAGCGCTACGAGAAAAAACTCGAAGAAGAATATACGCTGCAGGAGTTTCTCGACATCTGTAAAGCGGATCGCAGCGCCTATGTGTCTGCGGCGGAACGTTTGCTGCTTGCCATTGGCGAAGCAGAGGTCATAGACACGGCCAAAAATCCGGTGCTGAGCCGGATATTCTCCAATCGCTTGATTTCCCGCTATCCCGCATTCAAGGACTTCTACGGAATGGAAGATTCCATTGAGCAGATAGTGGCCTATCTGAAGCATTCAGCCCAGGGGCTGGAAGAATCCAAGCAGATCCTCTATCTGCTGGGACCTGTGGGGGGCGGTAAATCATCCCTGGCCGAAAAACTCAAGGCGCTGATGCAAAAGGTGCCCATCTATATTCTCAGTGCCGACGGGGTGCGCAGTCCGGTGAATGATCATCCCTTCTGCCTGTTTGACAGCGAGGAAGACGGCAAATTGCTGCAGCAGGAATACGGCATTCCCAGCCGCTATCTGCGCAACATCATGTCGCCGTGGGCGGTAAAGCGCCTCCACGATTACGGTGGCGATATCACCCGATTCCGGGTGGTCAAGGTCTTCCCCTCTGTGCTGGACCAGATTGCCGTGGCCAAAACCGAGCCCGGTGATGAGAACAACCAGGATATTTCGTCCCTGGTGGGCAAGGTCGATATCCGCAAGCTGGAGCATTTTGCCCAGAATGATGCCGACGCCTATTCCTATTCGGGTGCCCTGTGCCGTGCCAACCAGGGCCTGATGGAATTTGTGGAAATGTTCAAGGCCCCGATTAAGGTATTGCACCCCTTGCTGACCGCAACCCAGGAAGGCAACTACAACGGTACCGAAGGTTTGTCTGCATTGCCCTTCTCCGGCATAATCCTGGCGCACTCGAATGAGTCCGAATGGTCCACCTTCAAGAACAACAAAAACAACGAGGCTTTCCTCGACCGCGTCTATATAGTCAAGGTGCCCTATTGTTTGCGGGTTTCCGAAGAAATCCAGATTTACAAAAAGCTCATTATCAACTCCGAGCTGGCACGGGCCCCCTGTGCCCCCGGAACCCTGGAAACCCTGGCCCAATTCAGTGTGCTGTCACGACTGAAAGTGCCGGAAAACTCCTCCATCTACTCCAAGATGCGGGTCTATGACGGCGAGAGCCTCAAGGACACGGATCCCAAGGCCAAGTCCTATCAGGAATACCGGGACTATGCCGGCGTCGATGAAGGCATGCAGGGGCTGTCGACCCGTTTTGCGTTCAAGATCCTCTCCAGGGTGTTCAACTTCGATCACACGGAAATCGCCGCCAACCCGGTGCATTTATTCTATGTGCTTGAGAAACAAATTGAAGCTGAACAATTCCCCAGCGACACGGCGGAAAGGTATCTGGAATTCCTCAAGGGTTACCTGATCCCCAAATACGTGGAATTTATCGGCAAGGAAATTCAGACCGCCTATCTGGAATCTTACTCAGAGTACGGTCAGAACATTTTCGACCGTTATGTCACCTATGCTGATTTCTGGATCCAGGATCAGGAATACCGCGATCCCGAAACCGGGCAATTGTTTGACCGCTCTGCCCTGAATGCCGAGCTGGAAAAAATTGAAAAACCCGCCGGGATCAGCAATCCCAAGGACTTCCGCAATGAGATTGTGAACTTTGTACTCAGAGCCAGGGCCAATAATGAAGGCAATAACCCGCTGTGGACCAGTTATGAAAAACTGCGCACCGTGATAGAGAAGAAAATGTTCTCCAACACCGAAGATCTGCTGCCGGTTATTTCCTTCAACGCCAAGACATCCACAGATGATCAACGCAAACACGATGATTTCGTCAACCGTATGATGGAGAAAGGCTATACCAAGAAGCAGGTCAGACTCCTGTCCGAGTGGTACCTGCGGGTCCGCAAGTCGTCTTGA
- the sodB gene encoding superoxide dismutase [Fe] encodes MAFELPALPYAKNALEPHISQETIEYHYGKHHNTYVVKLNGLIPGTEFEGKSLEDIVKTSTGGIFNNAAQVWNHTFYWNCLSPNGGGVATGAVADAINAAFGSFEEFKAKFTDAAVNNFGSAWTWLVKKADGSVAIVNTSNAATPLTDASVTPILTVDVWEHAYYIDYRNVRPDYLAHFWELVNWDFVNQNYAG; translated from the coding sequence ATGGCTTTCGAATTACCCGCATTGCCCTATGCCAAGAACGCACTGGAACCCCATATTTCCCAGGAAACCATCGAATACCACTACGGTAAGCATCACAACACCTATGTTGTTAAGCTCAATGGTCTGATCCCAGGTACCGAATTTGAAGGCAAGAGCCTGGAAGATATCGTAAAAACTTCTACCGGTGGCATCTTCAACAACGCCGCTCAGGTATGGAACCACACCTTCTACTGGAACTGCCTGTCACCCAATGGCGGCGGCGTTGCCACCGGTGCTGTTGCTGATGCCATCAACGCAGCCTTCGGTTCTTTCGAAGAATTCAAGGCCAAGTTCACCGATGCAGCCGTAAACAACTTCGGCAGCGCCTGGACCTGGTTGGTCAAGAAGGCTGACGGTTCTGTTGCCATTGTCAACACCAGCAACGCAGCCACTCCGCTGACCGATGCCTCTGTAACCCCAATCCTGACCGTTGACGTTTGGGAACACGCTTACTATATCGATTATCGCAACGTACGTCCTGACTACCTGGCCCACTTCTGGGAACTGGTAAACTGGGACTTCGTTAACCAGAACTACGCCGGTTAA
- the grxD gene encoding Grx4 family monothiol glutaredoxin: MDTVEKIKQQIAENPIIVYMKGSPKLPSCGFSARVAELMINIGEQFAYVDILQHPDIRAELPKYANWPTFPQLWVEGELIGGCDILTEMYQKGELQPLIKEVAAKYKSAE; this comes from the coding sequence ATGGACACAGTCGAAAAAATCAAACAGCAAATTGCTGAAAACCCAATCATAGTTTACATGAAAGGCTCTCCAAAGCTGCCAAGCTGCGGTTTCTCAGCCCGCGTCGCCGAGCTGATGATCAACATTGGTGAGCAGTTTGCCTATGTGGATATTCTGCAACATCCGGATATCCGCGCCGAGCTGCCAAAGTATGCCAACTGGCCAACATTCCCCCAACTGTGGGTGGAAGGCGAGCTGATCGGTGGCTGTGACATCCTGACCGAAATGTATCAGAAGGGCGAATTGCAACCGCTGATCAAGGAAGTGGCGGCTAAATACAAATCGGCCGAGTGA